In a single window of the Necator americanus strain Aroian chromosome X, whole genome shotgun sequence genome:
- a CDS encoding hypothetical protein (NECATOR_CHRX.G22037.T1): MNKRTTAVVRTTSFEAVIGVRQGAEAGTFLFNFAIDIMRRTVDQCPADIVLALSGCPLTDLEYADDVVIFAESSTKLQHVVNLVSKLAAAHGLRLRPDKCKQMWISSRPRTGIRVDAQPIELVVSSVT; this comes from the coding sequence atgaataaGCGAACAACTGCTGTAGTTCGAACAACATCGTTTGAGGCGGTAATTGGAGTAAGACAGGGGGCAGAGGCAGGaaccttcctgttcaatttcgccatcgacatTATGCgtagaacagtcgaccagtgtcctgctgacattgtcttagcactatctgggtgccccttgactgatctcgaatacgctgacgatgttgttatatttgcggaaagcagtacgaaacttcaacatgttgtcaaccttgtatcgaagctggctgcagcccatggactacgtctacgccctgataaatgcaagcagatgtggatttcttcgagacctcgaacagGTATCAGGGTAGACGCACAACCCATAGAACTCGTcgtgagttctgttacctga
- a CDS encoding hypothetical protein (NECATOR_CHRX.G22037.T2), with amino-acid sequence MKPAGVIIGIDANAKTGLKQQSDVLGKWYYSAERTSNNGPTLLTTEEQRKRKMRTLKLQLDYVLARNIYQSDTRKSRAVWDVAFDSDHHPVLLSFNKRNRGVPLQPKIDIAGLKDEECRTKFRQRVSIHVGVRTRKNLSDADCFTKCIQDAARERLPALLPWKKLVFASAETNPTYNSVCVVRSAGDFNQEKRLRRKLRRQLQQDRDNGWTSRAMEFEKAWEDRNPRKAYALLKQCSGKMKICPVIYPVLNTANGVAVGEATFPIWREHFKTLLNWLVPSAPELEHVHRPTYAVNKEPPTKSEILTKGYLIRGDTSPRPSYQRAPRVVSGKFVCLLDDMNKRTTAVVRTTSFEAVIGVRQGAEAGTFLFNFAIDIMRRTVDQCPADIVLALSGCPLTDLEYADDVVIFAESSTKLQHVVNLVSKLAAAHGLRLRPDKCKQMWISSRPRTGIRVDAQPIELVVSSVT; translated from the exons ATGAAGCCAGCAGGTGTCATCATCGGAATCGACGCGAatgcgaagacgggactcaaacagcaatccgatgtgctaggaaaatggtactactCAGCGGAGAGAACGTCgaacaacg GGCCAACCCTTTTAACaactgaagagcagcgcaagcggaagatgaggactcttaaacttcagctcgactacgttctggcaaGGAACATTTATCAGTCAGATacccgaaaatctagagctgtttgggacgtcgcattcgacTCCGACCAccatccagttcttctcagcttcaacaagagaaaccgaggagttccccTCCAACCAAAAATAGACAtagcaggtctgaaagacgaagaatgcagaacgaaattccgccaacgtgtgtccaTTCATGTTGGGGTACGGACAAGGAAGAATCTCAGCGATGCGGATtgcttcacaaagtgcatccaggacgctgcaagggaaaggCTCCCGGCTCTATTGCCGTGGAAGAAGCTtgtctttgcatctgcggaaacaaatcctacgtacaattctgtatgtgtcgtgcgcagcgctggtgacttcaaccaagaaaagcgtcttagaaggaagctgcgccgtcaactgcaacaagaccgcgataacgggtggacgtcaagagcgatggagtttgagaaggcgtgggaggataGGAatccgcggaaagcctatgctctactaaaacagtgtagcggcaaaatgaaaatatgtccTGTAATATatcctgtcctcaacactgccaatggagtagctgtcggtgaagcaacctttccaatttggagagaacacttcaagaccttgctgaactggCTAgtaccgtcagctcctgaactcgaacacgttcataggccgacatatgcggttaacaaGGAACCACCGACCAAGTCGGAGATTTTA acgaaaggttacctgattcgtggagacacctcaccgaggccgtcttatCAACGAGCTCCGCGTGTAGTATCAGGAAAGTTCGTttgcttgcttgatgacatgaataaGCGAACAACTGCTGTAGTTCGAACAACATCGTTTGAGGCGGTAATTGGAGTAAGACAGGGGGCAGAGGCAGGaaccttcctgttcaatttcgccatcgacatTATGCgtagaacagtcgaccagtgtcctgctgacattgtcttagcactatctgggtgccccttgactgatctcgaatacgctgacgatgttgttatatttgcggaaagcagtacgaaacttcaacatgttgtcaaccttgtatcgaagctggctgcagcccatggactacgtctacgccctgataaatgcaagcagatgtggatttcttcgagacctcgaacagGTATCAGGGTAGACGCACAACCCATAGAACTCGTcgtgagttctgttacctga
- a CDS encoding hypothetical protein (NECATOR_CHRX.G22038.T1), whose amino-acid sequence MWQGPTLLTTEEQRKRKMRTLKLQLDYVLARNIYQSDTRKSRAVWDVAFDSDHHPVLLSFNKRNRGVPLQPKIDIAGLKDEECRTKFRQRVSIHVGVRTRKNLSDADCFTKCIQDAARERLPALLPWKKLVFASAETNPTYNSVCVVRSAGDFNQEKRLRRKLRRQLQQDRDNGWTSRAMEFEKAWEDRNPRKAYALLKQCSGKMKICPVIYPVLNTANGVAVGEATFPIWREHFKTLLNWLVPSAPELEHVHRPTYAVNKEPPTKSEILVRSQKNEEWKIW is encoded by the coding sequence atgTGGCAAGGGCCAACCCTTTTAACaactgaagagcagcgcaagcggaagatgaggactcttaaacttcagctcgactacgttctggcaaGGAACATTTATCAGTCAGATacccgaaaatctagagctgtttgggacgtcgcattcgacTCCGACCAccatccagttcttctcagcttcaacaagagaaaccgaggagttccccTCCAACCAAAAATAGACAtagcaggtctgaaagacgaagaatgcagaacgaaattccgccaacgtgtgtccaTTCATGTTGGGGTACGGACAAGGAAGAATCTCAGCGATGCGGATtgcttcacaaagtgcatccaggacgctgcaagggaaaggCTCCCGGCTCTATTGCCGTGGAAGAAGCTtgtctttgcatctgcggaaacaaatcctacgtacaattctgtatgtgtcgtgcgcagcgctggtgacttcaaccaagaaaagcgtcttagaaggaagctgcgccgtcaactgcaacaagaccgcgataacgggtggacgtcaagagcgatggagtttgagaaggcgtgggaggataGGAatccgcggaaagcctatgctctactaaaacagtgtagcggcaaaatgaaaatatgtccTGTAATATatcctgtcctcaacactgccaatggagtagctgtcggtgaagcaacctttccaatttggagagaacacttcaagaccttgctgaactggCTAgtaccgtcagctcctgaactcgaacacgttcataggccgacatatgcggttaacaaGGAACCACCGACCAAGTCGGAGATTTTAGTCCGTagtcaaaaaaatgaagaatggaaaatctggtag
- a CDS encoding hypothetical protein (NECATOR_CHRX.G22039.T1), producing MNASTITILAGLSLLFITTLTNKQVEEIPTSCTRVAGKNHIKPTLRGALHIIMKKKSKFFRKYDCLLEKQAEVILNNNFKLKDDRVGCDGQSPLIREYERNKTGNGRKHKIFSEGIKEWMKEFNKTKCFGIYGCSLKELNTSFHFACAFL from the exons ATGAATGCTTCTACCATCACCATCCTTGCG GGTCTCTCTCTCCTCTTCATAACAACGCTCACAAATAAACAAGTGGAAGAGATCCCTACCAGTTGTACCCGTGTTGCTGGGAAAAACCATATCAAACCAACACTTCGTGGAGCTCTTCATATAAtcatgaaaaagaagagcaaaTTTTTTCGC AAATACGATTGCCTTCTCGAAAAACAAGCTGAGGTAATCCtaaacaacaattttaaaCTCAAGGATGACAGAGTGGGCTGTGATGGCCAGTCACCTCTAATAAGGGAATATGAAAG gaataaaaCAGGGAATGGGAGAAAGCATAAGATCTTCAGCGAAGGTATTAAGGAGTGGATGAAAGAATTTAACAAG ACCAAATGCTTTGGAATATATGGATGCAGCTTAAAAGAACTTAACACCTCTTTCCATTTTGCTTGtgcttttctttaa